Proteins from a single region of candidate division KSB1 bacterium:
- a CDS encoding SWIM zinc finger family protein, giving the protein MKNGITRTFCSCPAEKQFCKHAAALGITWVQDPETFFNMESLPEMLKKKSRKELEELIMQIIYKRTECLTLLGIEGFAEDKKYDNDEWFDEDEYGY; this is encoded by the coding sequence TTGAAAAATGGGATCACCCGAACGTTTTGTTCCTGTCCCGCGGAAAAGCAGTTCTGCAAACACGCCGCAGCCTTGGGAATCACCTGGGTGCAGGATCCGGAAACATTTTTCAACATGGAGTCGCTGCCAGAAATGCTTAAAAAGAAATCGAGGAAGGAGCTTGAAGAATTGATTATGCAAATTATTTATAAACGAACGGAGTGCCTGACCCTGTTAGGCATCGAGGGATTTGCGGAGGATAAAAAATACGATAATGATGAGTGGTTTGATGAAGACGAGTATGGTTATTAA